Genomic window (Jeotgalibacillus haloalkalitolerans):
AAAGAAAAGGCAGAGGTCTGGGAACTGGAAGGTTATTATCTCGCTCAGGCATTGATGCAGTATATCTTAATTCTCTCGCCGAAGAAAATTATTCTTGGTGGCGGCGTAATGAATCAGAAACAATTGTTTTCTTCTGTCTATATACACTTGAAAGAGCTTTTGAATGATTATATCTCTTTGCCGAACCTCTCTGAATATATTGTAAGTCCTGCGCTGGGAGATCATGCGGGTATAACAGGTGCGTTGATACTTGCAAGAGATACTTACCCTCAAAAAGAATTAACTACGGGAAAGGGTTCTGCTGATGACGGAATATCCGATGTTTTTTGAACCGATATTTAAAGAAAGAATCTGGGGAGGTAATCAGCTGAAATCTTTTGGGTATGATCTTCCTTTTGATCATACGGGAGAGTGCTGGGGGATTGCCGCTCACAGGAATGGGCAAAGTGTAATAAAAAATGGTGCACATAAAGGAAAAACACTTGGTGAGCTCTGGAAAAATGAACGTCACCTTTTTGAAGATTTTCCAGGAGAAAGATTTCCGCTCTTAACCAAGATACTTGATGCCGCTCAGGATTTGTCTGTGCAGGTTCATCCGGATAATGAATATGCGGAGAAGCATGAAGGAGAGCCTGGTAAAACTGAATGCTGGTATGTGATTGACTGTGAAGAAGGTGCAGAAATTGTCTATGGCCATCATGCGAAAAGCCGTAAGGAACTTGAGTTTATGATAAAAAATGCTCAGTGGGAAAAACTTCTTCACAAAGTGCCGGTTAAAAAGGGCGATTTTTATTTCGTGCCGAGTGGAACGATTCATGCCATTGGAGCTGGTATAACCATATTGGAAACACAGCAGAACTCTGATACCACATATCGGGTGTATGATTATGATCGTAAGGATCAGAATGGAAATAAGAGAGAGTTACATATAGAAAAATCGATCGCTGTGACAACTGTTCCTGCTTCCATCCCTGAAATGAAAGAGACAGTTGAAGTGGGTGGAGACAGAAAAGTGATCCATTACGTGGAAAATGAATATTTCACAGTAGAGAAATGGCAGATAAATGGCTCTTTTGTTGTTGAACAACCTTATCCTTTTCAACTTGTCAGTGTCATTTCAGGTTTTGGATCAGTTACAACTGCCGGTGCATGCTATGAATTCAATAAAGGTGATCACTTTTTATTACCGTGCGGAATAGGTGAACTGGAATTCAAGGGTGAGTCGGAGTTGATTATAGCGCACGTCTAAGGCGACAGTCGTTGGTTCAATCAATGCTGTGCATAGATACCTGCTGTCAAATGTTTGTGTTTGAAAGGGTGGTTAGGTGGATCAGTATATTTTAGAACAAATCAGGATCCCATTTGAAAATGGTGATCAGACCATTGCTGATGTGTGGGTTCAAAATGGGAAGTTTAAAAGCATTTCGTCAAACCTCTCAGAGCCGGATATTCCACGAATGAAAGTCTCTGAAAAATGGAGGATCTTGCCTGGCTTTATTGATATTCATATACATGGAGCGGGGGGTGCTGATGTAATGGATTCAACGCCTGAAGCGCTGCTGAAGATAGCGGACACACTTCCTTCTGAGGGAACAACAAGCTTTCTGGCAACTACTATGACTCAGCGCCCTGAAGCTGTAAATGCAGCTGTTTTGAATGCGGCGCAATATTATCAGCAACAAAAAGCCCAGGGGCAGTCAGAGCTTCTCGGAATCCATCTGGAAGGGCCATTCATCTCAACAGAAAAAGCCGGAGCGCAGCCTTTAGAGTTTATTATTCCA
Coding sequences:
- the manA gene encoding mannose-6-phosphate isomerase, class I, translating into MTEYPMFFEPIFKERIWGGNQLKSFGYDLPFDHTGECWGIAAHRNGQSVIKNGAHKGKTLGELWKNERHLFEDFPGERFPLLTKILDAAQDLSVQVHPDNEYAEKHEGEPGKTECWYVIDCEEGAEIVYGHHAKSRKELEFMIKNAQWEKLLHKVPVKKGDFYFVPSGTIHAIGAGITILETQQNSDTTYRVYDYDRKDQNGNKRELHIEKSIAVTTVPASIPEMKETVEVGGDRKVIHYVENEYFTVEKWQINGSFVVEQPYPFQLVSVISGFGSVTTAGACYEFNKGDHFLLPCGIGELEFKGESELIIAHV